From Chlorocebus sabaeus isolate Y175 chromosome 15, mChlSab1.0.hap1, whole genome shotgun sequence, the proteins below share one genomic window:
- the LOC119620707 gene encoding high mobility group protein B1, whose product MGKGDPKKPRGKMSSYAFFVQTCREEHKKKHPDASVNFSEFSKKCSERWKTMSAKEKGKFEDMAKADKARYEREMKTYIPPKGETKKKFKDPNAPKRPPSAFFLFCSEYRPKIKGEHPGLSIGDVAKKLGEMWNNTAADDKQPYEKKAAKLKEKYEKDIAAYRAKGKPDAAKKGVVKAEKSKKKKEEEEDDEEDEEDEEEEEDEEDEDEEEDDDDE is encoded by the coding sequence atGGGCAAAGGAGATCCTAAGAAGCCGAGAGGCAAAATGTCATCATATGCATTTTTTGTGCAAACTTGTCGGGAGGAGCATAAGAAGAAGCACCCAGATGCTTCAGTCAACTTCTCAGAGTTTTCTAAGAAGTGCTCAGAGAGGTGGAAGACCATGTCtgctaaagagaaaggaaaatttgaagataTGGCAAAGGCGGACAAGGCCCGTTacgaaagagaaatgaaaacctatatcCCTCCCAAAGGGGAGACAAAAAAGAAGTTCAAGGATCCCAATGCACCCAAGAGGCCTCCTTCGGCCTTCTTCCTGTTCTGCTCTGAGTATCGCCCAAAAATCAAAGGAGAACATCCTGGCCTGTCCATTGGTGATGTTGCGAAGAAACTGGGAGAGATGTGGAATAACACTGCTGCAGATGACAAGCAGCCTTATGAAAAGAAGGCTGCGAAGCTGAAGGAAAAATACGAAAAGGATATTGCTGCATATCGAGCTAAAGGAAAGCCTGACGCAGCAAAAAAGGGAGTTGTCAAGgctgaaaaaagcaagaaaaagaaggaagaggaggaagatgatgaggaagatgaagaggatgaggaggaggaggaagatgaagaagatgaagatgaagaagaagatgatgatgatgaataa